A DNA window from Camelina sativa cultivar DH55 chromosome 17, Cs, whole genome shotgun sequence contains the following coding sequences:
- the LOC104759644 gene encoding uncharacterized protein LOC104759644 encodes MKTQIARLYLVHVGVLGLSRNSRIPLEYAKRALNEEAFESFQWGRVGFKSLVDSIKVLGLPNNAYTLHGCVHVLLIWAFESVKVLGASYGNVREGVDLPLLRWRGGRPRKDIEAFISGSKLLNNGELQVKHLVPKPLEFIYPDWPGQYCVYGVGEGLKKKLDNLLLDVINGEVDEREWDCVKKRKGEHTKKRERRQHVAGVSDDDFLETAPTSIRNVPNNAKEQKESVGDKCSAEKASGDNYSGVQGEDGSGRLFTMVETLGAKMDNIQISFSRAIAEVVFKLQGMESRMGNFESDVQLLKKVVINTTDGGAHTQGPLTLRNDEQKIEEIKHSDKDGYKVASCVRNPLAIKDKVMWSGSIKIEPEDSVERIPKQMVDSVQRVKRVQSWETEEGDKRAKYNDKVDGAGAQPVPINVIHPVSGGNPGSSDRKCESVVDLTKGTSSPASSHTVKDKEKARVKP; translated from the exons ATGAAGACGCAGATAGCTCGGTTGTATCTTGTTCATGTTGGAGTGCTTGGTTTATCAAGGAACAGTCGGATTCCTCTGGAATACGCTAAAAGGGCGTTGAATGAAGAAGCATTTGAGAGTTTTCAATGGGGTAGGGTTGGATTCAAGAGTTTAGTTGATTCCATCAAAGTCCTTGGGTTACCTAACAATGCTTATACCCTCCATGGATGTGTCCATGTATTGCTGATATGGGCATTTGAGAGCGTGAAGGTGCTGGGGGCTAGCTACGGGAATGTAAGAGAAGGTGTAGATTTGCCTCTGTTAAGGTGGAGAGGAGGGAGGCCAAGGAAGGATATCGAAGCCTTCATATCCGGGAGCAAACTCCTTAATAATGGGGAG CTTCAGGTGAAGCATTTAGTACCTAAACCTTTGGAGTTCATATATCCAGATTGGCCAGGACAGTATTGTGTGTATGGTGTAGGagaaggtttgaagaagaaactggataaTCTGCTGTTAGACGTGATCAATGGCGAAGTGGATGAAAGAGAATgggattgtgtaaaaaaaaggaagggggaacatacgaagaagagggagaggaggcAACATGTTGCAGGGGTAAGTGACGATGATTTCCTTGAAACAGCCCCAACCAGCATCCGTAATGTCCCCAATAATGCGAAGGAGCAGAAAGAAAGTGTTGGGGACAAATGTTCAGCAGAGAAGGCGTCTGGAGATAATTATTCAGGTGTGCAGGGTGAAGATGGTAGTGGAAGGTTATTTACTATGGTTGAAACACTAGGGGCGAAAATGGATAATATTCAGATATCGTTTTCTAGAGCAATAGCGGAAGTTGTGTTCAAACTTCAAGGTATGGAGAGTAGGATGGGTAACTTTGAGAGTGACGTTCAACTATTGAAGAAAGTTGTTATCAACACAACGGATGGAGGAGCGCATACGCAAGGACCTCTTACATTAAGAAATGACGAACAAAAAATAGAGGAG ATAAAGCATTCGGACAAGGATGGTTATAAAGTTGCTAGTTGTGTTAGGAATCCGTTAGCCATTAAGGATAAGGTCATGTGGTCTGGGAgtattaaaatcgaaccagAGGACAGTGTAGAGCGAATTCCAAAGCAGATGGTAGACAGTGTACAGCGTGTCAAAAGAGTACAGAGTTGGGAGACAGAGGAAGGCGATAAAAGAGCAAAGTATAATGACAAAGTTGATGGAGCAGGTGCTCAACCCGTTCCTATTAATGTTATCCATCCGGTAAGTGGTGGTAACCCTGGCTCGTCGGATCGAAAGTGCGAATCTGTTGTGGATTTAACCAAGGGGACCAGCAGTCCTGCATCGTCTCATACAGTGAAAGATAAGGAGAAAGCCAG GGTTAAACCCTAA